CAGACATGGCTATTATTATTACTTTTTACTTCATCCTGATTCAGGAAGGATTTTTCTTCTTGCATATTATCCCTATTATCTTCAGTTTCCTGGTCAGGATTCAGTGGAACTATTATCCAGGCTATGATATAGGCAAGCAAGCCAACGCCTCCCAAAAAAACAATAAGAATTGCAGCCAAACGAACCAATGTGGAATCTATATCAAAATACTCTGCTATACCTCCACATACACCAGAAATCATCGAATCTTTCCGTGAACGATATAATTTCTTTACCATAAATCCTCCTGTATTAAAAAACTAAAATTATATTGAATATATTACCATTCTTCTGTCAATTATTTTGTTAATTTTAAGACATAATATAATTCTTCCAACTGTCGACCCCAAAGAAAATGCTTCTTTTTTTGTTCCTTTCTAAAACCATTTGCTTCATAAATATGTTTTGCCGCAAGAAGGTTATCTAATGTCCATAAAAATATACTCTCATATCCTGCATTCCTGGAAAAATCGATTGCTTCTTGAAGCAGGTACCTGCCTAAATTTAATCCCTGATAATGCGGATGAACAAGAAACCAGCGTAACTGGGCTTGTTTGTTCTTCCTTTCTAAGATAGCAATTGAACCTATGATATCATTTTTACATTCAGCAATCCATAATGAACTTTTTCCTTGTATGTAATTATTGGCAAATTCAGCCAGTCCTCCTGCCACATATGCTTCGAATTCATGATTAAATCCATATTCCTGATTATATACCTGGCCATGAAACAATAGAGCTTTTCCTAAATCACCATATTGAAAATTGTTATGAATATTCAAACCAGGAATGTCAGGTAATTGTTTTTGTTTAGAATGGGAAGTCATTATAACCTCCTTAAGAGAAAAATGGGGATTAAATAAATAAAATGGCGGAGAGAGAGGGATTCGAACCCTCGGAGCAGACTTAACATCCGCTCAATTGCTTAGCAGGCAACCACCTTCGGCCACTCGGTCATCTCTCCGATTAAAGTATAACATAACTTTTTTTTTACGGCAAGAACTTAAAATAATATAATAGTGTTCTTGACAAAAAGGTGCAAAATATTTTAGAATGTGCTATCTTTTTTTAATGAAACAAAATAATGATAAAATGGAAGGGCAAATATGAAAAATTTTCAATATGATGTGATAGTAATTGGAGCAGGACATGCGGGATGTGAAGCTGCATTAGCCGCTGCACGCAGGGGTGCTAAAACATTATTGATTACCTCAAATGTAGACAACATAGCCCTCTTGCCCTGTAACCCTTCTATTGGGGGTCCGGGGAAGGGACATGTAGCCAGAGAGATAGATGCCCTGGGGGGAGAATTAGCCAAAATAACTGATAAATCCACTTTGCATATCAGGATGCTCAATACCAGTAAAGGGCCGGCAATGTGGGCCTTGCGTGCCCAAATTGATAAAAATAGATATAAGAAAGAAATGATTAGAACCATTCAAAATCAGGATAATTTATACCTGATTCAGGAAATGGTTACAGATTTATTAATAAGATACAACAACAAGATTGAAGGAGTTAGATTGCAAAGCGGGGTTCAATTCTTTTCTCCCACTGTTATTATCACAGCCGGAACTTTTCTAGACGGAAAAATCTATATTGGCAAAATCAGTTATAGTGCGGGCAGAGCGGGAGAAATTGCCTCTACTGACCTGGCAAAACAAATCAGGTCACTTGGATTTCTCACTACACGGTTGAATACCTGTACTCCTCCTCGTATTGATAAAAGAAGTATTAACTTTTCTAATCTAACGCAGCAAAAAAGTGCTGATGAGCCTCTTGCTTTTTCATATGAATCTGAAAAAAGAATTTATTCCAAACACACTGTATACAGCACGAGAACCAATACCAAAACTCAAGAGATAATTAAGGCAAATATTACTCAGGTCCCACTTGTTAATGGCACTATACAAAGCACAGCAACTCGTTATTGTCCTTCTATAGAAGATAAAATTGTTCGTTTTCCACACCATGAATCTCACCAAATATTTCTCGAACCGGAAAGTGAATCAACAGAAGAAATTTATCTGCAGGGATTTTTTACAAGCCTTCCTCCATCTGTACAACATCTGGCCTTGCAGACTATTCAGGGATTGGAAAATTGCCATATAGTCAGATATGGTTATGCTATTGAATATGATATTATCTTGCCACATCAATTGAAATACTCACTGGAAACAAAAATGATAAAAGGGCTGTTTCTGGCAGGCCAGATAAATGGAACATCCGGGTATGAAGAAGCTGCCGAACAGGGTTTAATTGCAGGAATTAATGCAGTTCAATTACTGGATAATAATGAGCCTTTTATTTTAGACCGTTCACAAGCCTATATTGCTGTTGAAATAGATGATTTGGTGACAAAAAGCATTACTGAACCATACAGATTAAGAACCGGGCTGGCTGAATATCGGTTGTTGCTTCGACAGGACAATGCTGACTTAAGATTAACCCCTTATGGATATAAATATGGCCTTATCTCTGAAGAGAGATATAGAGAATTCCAAAAAAAGAAAGAGGCAATTAATACTGAAATCAATCGTCTCCAGCAATTAAAAATATATCCTAATGAAGAAACAAATAAAAAAATAGAAATGTTAAACTCATCTCCCCTGCAAAAACCAATGGGTATGGCAGATTTATTAACAAGGCCGGAATTAACCTATTCTGCTTCTGGAATATTAGATCCGGACAGACCTGTGTTAAATCCAGATATTATTGAGCAAGTAGAAATTCAAATAAAGTATTCCGGGTATATTAAGCGGCAGGAAGAAGAAGTGAGAAGATTTAAGAAAAATGAAGATTATAAAATACCTGCTGATATTGATTACCAAAAATTATATGGTATTTCACATGAAGGGAAACAAAGATTCAGTGAAATAAGACCTGTTTCCCTTGGCCAGGCAAAAAGAATACCCGGGGTTACTCCTTCTGATATTACCGCCCTACTTATTCATCTGGAAAAAATAAAAAGAGCAAAAAGAAAAACTGATTAATTAATTATTCTGGACTATATTTTTTGCTGCCTGAAGAGTATTCTTCATGAGCATCATATTAGTAACCGGGCCTACTCCTCCTGGCACGGGTGTAATCCTG
This DNA window, taken from Atribacterota bacterium, encodes the following:
- a CDS encoding PspC domain-containing protein, producing MVKKLYRSRKDSMISGVCGGIAEYFDIDSTLVRLAAILIVFLGGVGLLAYIIAWIIVPLNPDQETEDNRDNMQEEKSFLNQDEVKSNNNSHVWGGLILIFIGLFFLLRSFFPRFILVKFWPVILVVIGIVLIFQALSKK
- a CDS encoding GNAT family N-acetyltransferase, whose amino-acid sequence is MTSHSKQKQLPDIPGLNIHNNFQYGDLGKALLFHGQVYNQEYGFNHEFEAYVAGGLAEFANNYIQGKSSLWIAECKNDIIGSIAILERKNKQAQLRWFLVHPHYQGLNLGRYLLQEAIDFSRNAGYESIFLWTLDNLLAAKHIYEANGFRKEQKKKHFLWGRQLEELYYVLKLTK
- the mnmG gene encoding tRNA uridine-5-carboxymethylaminomethyl(34) synthesis enzyme MnmG, whose translation is MKNFQYDVIVIGAGHAGCEAALAAARRGAKTLLITSNVDNIALLPCNPSIGGPGKGHVAREIDALGGELAKITDKSTLHIRMLNTSKGPAMWALRAQIDKNRYKKEMIRTIQNQDNLYLIQEMVTDLLIRYNNKIEGVRLQSGVQFFSPTVIITAGTFLDGKIYIGKISYSAGRAGEIASTDLAKQIRSLGFLTTRLNTCTPPRIDKRSINFSNLTQQKSADEPLAFSYESEKRIYSKHTVYSTRTNTKTQEIIKANITQVPLVNGTIQSTATRYCPSIEDKIVRFPHHESHQIFLEPESESTEEIYLQGFFTSLPPSVQHLALQTIQGLENCHIVRYGYAIEYDIILPHQLKYSLETKMIKGLFLAGQINGTSGYEEAAEQGLIAGINAVQLLDNNEPFILDRSQAYIAVEIDDLVTKSITEPYRLRTGLAEYRLLLRQDNADLRLTPYGYKYGLISEERYREFQKKKEAINTEINRLQQLKIYPNEETNKKIEMLNSSPLQKPMGMADLLTRPELTYSASGILDPDRPVLNPDIIEQVEIQIKYSGYIKRQEEEVRRFKKNEDYKIPADIDYQKLYGISHEGKQRFSEIRPVSLGQAKRIPGVTPSDITALLIHLEKIKRAKRKTD